TCTTGCTATGTTAAAGTTTTCATCTGTGATGCTCATGAATTGACAGATGTATGGCTGAATGTTTCAACACAATCAGTTACAATGAATAATATCAGCATGATTATGGTAAGCGATCATTCTACTTCGTATTGCTGTGCATGGTTGATTTTTATATTTAATTTATCTGATGATGTTCTGTTTCACTGGCTGTAGGATATTGCTCCTCTGCAAAGTCTTAGAAGGCTTGTTTTGAATATATCCTTACTAGTCCAAAAGGAAAGGTTGACATTGCTAAACTTAATGAAAAGTTGCACAAGGCTTAAGGAGTTAACTCTTTGGGTAGGTGCTCTGATATAATGGtcagttttatttttctacATAATTTTACTGACCGTGAACTATTTTTCAGAGAAACGATACCCCTTTGGATGATGAGGTTGTTGATGCCATAGCTGACGATTGGCCTGTGGAGCTCAAGGACTTGTCCTGCTTGAAGCTTCACCTAGAAGTGTTCAACATAAAAAACTTCAAAGGTGGCGACTTTGAAATCATCATTGCCACAGCTGTTCTTGAGAATGCCTTATGCCTACAACGACTGACCTTGGAAGCTGATGTGGGTTTTCACGATGATGTGTTTGATCGTGCTAAAACAGATTTGCAGAAGACTGTTCAGGCATCCGTCAATGCTGTTGTGAACTACATCACTGGGAGGAGTGACTGCGGAAATTTCTTTTTTGAGGAAGTCTGAAGAGTACcagttgttgagtttggaaaagaaagaaaagagatgtTGCCTTGCTTTATAAAGATGTTTTGGGGATTTGGCTTTTGTAGTATTTGCCTGACAGTTTGGAATTTTAGTGATATCATTTCATGATATCCATTTATTCACTCCATAGTGCTTTGAAGTTTGTAATGCATCTGTTCTCCCCATGTCAAATATATGACATTACTGGCTGACAATGACATCAGTAAACATTGCTACCAGGTCATACATTAGCGGTATGAAATTATGAATGCTATGATGTGTCCTCTGAATTTTGCTGGGATAGAATCATATTAAGTCCATAATGGCACTTTCCTGCTAAAAATTTATAAACCTTTTTGTTGCAGGGTTGTGTTTAGAATACTGTTGGGCTTAGTTCAGCTTACACTCTTTAGTTGTTACTGTGTTCCCATTAAATTGGCAATAAATAAGTTATTTAGACTTCAAGCAAGAATTCCTCAGTAGCTGGTAGAAGCAGTATTAGTACAGTATCCTGCATCCACAAGACCCACAGCTAATTTTCCACAATAGTGTTAAGCTCATCTTGAGTAATCAATAGGACTGGATACAGTATCCTGGTAGGCTAGCCTTTTGCACAGATAGTTTGACCTCCATTAAGCCCAGTCTCAGGTTTGTACCAATCAATTTGAGCTCAGCTTACTCACAATGGACTTGTTCATAAAGTATCATCTGCCAATTAAATGATCACCAGTAGGGAGAAGAAAATGGTTTCCAGATAGGCTATCTCAAATCTAAAGACCATTTCTTGATTTTAATATTTTATAATCCAAACGCAAGTAATTTGATTTCTGATAAGATCTATGTAAGTTGCCTTTGCAATCAAGTCTATAAGCATATGTTTCTTTAGGGTATTTGTGCTGCACACAATAGATAAACATGATAATCACTCaattaagaaaagaaaatccCACAAACATCAAGCACCAGTAAATAACAACATTTTTGTGAACTGTTGTAGATGTTCATCGGTGATGGAGCCAAGCTTGTTCGAGATGCTTTTCAGCTGACCAAGGAGAAAGGCCCCTGCATCATATTTATTGATGTGGAAACCAATCTGCAGTGGTTTTGAGGTTCTCTctcagtgtttttttttcggTTCCCAGATTTGTGGCTAATAAAAGTGCAGTAATCATCATATATGAATTTCTGTTTTGATTGTACTGATTGCTACACAAACTATCAAAATTATTTATGCATCATAGGCACTGGTAATATGAGAGCAGTTTTGCATAATTTATATTAGAATATGGATTCATGTCTGCTCATGTGCCTACAATCTATGGAATTTGATATGACAAATGAACATCAAACATTGTTAAATTCTACTACTTaaaattttcttctcttatctGTGCAGTCTGGGCTTCTACTTCGCTTCCGGTTTCTGTGCCATGCTTTGAGCGGCCCCCAGATGAACCTGAGGGCTCATGGGCCCTGCCCGGGTTGCAGTCGTTGAAGGATGAGGGTGACCTGGAGCTCCCACAGGTATCAGTATTCTTGTCATCTGATTTCCTGGCCTAATAGGCTCTGCTCGTCACTTGATGGCAAGGCCGACAGGTTAGTTGACATTGACAAACAACCGGAAGGACATGTTTCATGATTCTTGCACAATGTTTATTGATCATAATTTCCTGCTCATTTTTAGGTTCAGCTGGGATAGCAAAACATCGGCTGGAGGGCGCAGGAGCAGGAGAACCGTAAGCCTGACATAGTTTTGTTTCTATTTGGATCGGGATTGTTGTAGCGTGTTCTCATATGTCAATGAATCTTGCACTCTGACCGGCAGTCATCGGAATCACTAAGGAGCAGCTGGAACAGAAAGCTTAAGGTCACAAGCCAGCATCCCTTCAAGCTAAGGACTGAGGTAATAACTAATAACGCATCCTCAATGCTGTCAAAGTCATGTCCTATAAGTTATAATTCATTTATCCAGAAGATCCTATTGTATGGTTTTGCTCATTAGTTTCAGTAGTCAAATGCTTCACATCATATTGTATGTAGGCAAATGCTCTTTCATCTAAAAGGTCGGCAAATGCTCTGCCCCATCATATATTTGTGCACCATCTAGCGAGTAGCGCCTTCTACGCTTTTGCATCTAAACGACGCCTGCTCTCTTGTCGTGTTTTCACTTGCGGGGTGGTGCTTCCTAATTGTGATGGATTCGTTGCTTAGAAAAACAGTATGTAAGCTAGACACCTTAAATATTTACAGCCTCACCTTAAGTAAATAGTACTGTGTAGCATAGTGATTGATTAAATGTCCTTCTGATTATCTTGCTTGGAACATCATAAATATGATATAACTTATTGTTTAATATGGAATGTTGTAATTTGTCAAATGGTACTTACTTTTATGCTGCACCTAAACATATGGCTTGACTTGAGATACCTAATTGTAAAATAATCACTATGTCCCTTCCGGAAGCAAAGAGGAAGATTTAAGGAACAACAGCTCGCCCAAACGGTGAAAGAAATGCTTttggaagaagagaagaagtgTTTTTACTACAGGTGAACCTGAGGTGTTTTTACTAACCCTTTCTTGAATGTTCTTCTCTTCTCTTGGTATTAGCTTATTAGGAAAATTGACATAATGTCAAAGTTTTTTACTCTTCTGTCTCCTTTTCAGTGTTTGATAAAGCCTGCAGTTAAACAAAGAACTGAGCCGATAGACCTTGTTCTGCATACCGATATGCGTGCACTGGAACACGCTGAATTTGATCAACACGTAAGCCTCTTTAAAACATAATATGCTTTCTGAGGTCTAATATCAATGgaattaattgttattaatcTATTTAATCATGTTTTTATTGAAAATTTAGGTGTTGGAGAGGAATAAGTTCGCAGAGCTGCAAAGGATGGAGTGGGAGAGACAACAGGAGTTGGAGGAGCAAGAAAGGATAAGGCAACTGAGAAGGACAGAGCTTATTCCCAAAGCCCAACCCATGCCATGCTTTGAACGGCCCTTCATCCCAAAAAGGTAGCCATCGTGTTTATTGTTAGTTTCTGATTCTTTACAGGCTCAAAAGATTATTGTCAGCCCCATTGCATCCGGACATGAAGTGTTTAAGCGTCATACAGCATCCAGTTCTCTTCCTACCTGAAGCCTTGCTATCCTAGAAATCACACAGCATAAGACCTGTTGTATTAGTTGCCATTGCAGTGCGTCATTGAACTCGATGTGTTGGAGCTCTACGGCAGTGTGTATATTTTCAAgatttttcctctctttttttgtgTAGAGCCGCAAATTCAGAGTACCAGTTTTGTGGAGGGCTGCTAACACTAGATGTGTGTGCTTTGTTAACCTGTGGAGTTTGGTCATCAAAAGCTTCTTTAGATTGTTGCAAACATATATAGTTCTGAGAGATGTCACCTTTTGCTGAACCTTTTGCCTCTCTATGACTGGTGATGTGATGACCTTGAATCTTAATGTAGGGTCGAGTTTGTGGTGATGTGATGACACAGTTTTGGAAAACGATTATAAATGCAAAGGAGCCGTGCCTACCAACTCCTAAGTTCTTCTGAATTGAAGTCTGCGGGCTAATTTGTCTGTCTGCCATTAGAATTTCTTATGCGCTAACAGAAAAATGGGTTCCATCCTTAAACAAATTGTCTTCAAAGACACACTTTGTTAACAGTTGGGTAACTTTTGTTGAGTATACAAAGGGTCTTTACCATGAATGCATTGAAATTTTACTGTAACGGACACAGACGTAGCATTGATCATGATCATGACAGTCGTGGTGGTGGGCGTTGTAATTGACATACATGTGTTGCTCTTTGTGAAATAAGCCTTTCCTCTTGTGCAATGTTATTGATCAGTTCTTCCTAGAATGACCATCATGGATGATATGACCATTATGTTTTGTCATTATAACTTGCACTCtcttatttcttattttttttgaaataatgactattttatttaaatttGTGTGCCCGtggcaacgcacgggcacgatcctataCTAggtaaagaaagaaagaaaaactgtAAAATTGTGGAGAGCTGAGCAAGAGGAAAGAAGCTCTTTTATCATTCTTGAAACACTTAGTAATGTGAGATCAGGATATGGTTATTAGTCAGCTTCTATCTTTATCGCCCCCGTCAAAGAAGGGCTTTTATATCTGTTATGAAAATAATTTCATCGGTGCACATTTCAATCTTAGATtaaattttttccctttttctgtgCATTAGAAGGGGCTGCACGGCAGGGCCCTGAAACCTGTTGTGGGGCTGAGCCTGCTAACGATGGCATGAGTGAAGTAGGCTCTACCCTCTTGTGCAAGTCATGGGAGTGACTCACATCTGTGATAGCTTTCCAAAGGTTCATATTTTAGTCCGACAAATCAGGTACGACCATCTCATTAGATGTTAGCTTTTTAGATTGGGATGTTTTGTCATACATACCGCATGCTTAATTCATGCACTGTACAGTAGGATGAAATCACAAAAGTTGTTCCTGTGTTGAAATTTTCAAGAAGAGTTTGTTGTTCATTGAACTCATTTAGCTACTTTTGCTCAGTGAaacaaattaattaattattatattCTCTAATCTGCAGGTCGCTGACCACGAATACTCAAAGAAATTGTTTACAGCAGCTGTGATGCTCCTGGGCTGCCTTTCAGCATGGCAGGTCTCAATAAAGcaagaaatttttttaaaaaaaagacagcGTGAAGGAAGGAACTATCATGGTTTGGCTGCTTTCTCGTCCAACAGGCGTTGCTCTTCGTCTGACGGCAGCGCGAATTGGCAGATGGGGCAGAGGCGGTTGATCTGTAGCCACTTGAAGATACAGCGCTGGTGGAAGGAGTGGCGGCacggcatcatcctcatcctgTCGCGTGGCTCCAGGTCCTCGAGGCAGATGGCGCAGCGGTGCTCCCCCCTGGTCAGGTCACACCACCTCGGCATGTAGAGGCGCACGATGGCCCACTTGGACGCCGGGACTCCGTAGGACGGGCGGTTCATGAATTCCTCGACCTCGCGCCAGTGCGCCTCGATGCGCTTCTCAACGACGAGCCAGGCTTCCCACCGCTGGCGCTTCCTTGCCCTCGcctcttgatcttcttcctcggTCGTCGGCCGTCGTCCTCGTTGAAAGGGCAGCCCCATCCGCGCGCGGCTAGCTGCGCTTCTCGGAGCTAGGAGGCagacgcgcgcgcggcggcggatcggAGAAGGCAGCAGGCGCGGACGCAGGagacgagcgacggcggcggagaaggcagCTGATGGAACGCGGGGTGACGACGATGAAGGAACAAGAAGCAGGATGCCATTTATATAGGCAGAGGCCGGCGGAGGGAAGCGCACGGGCCGGAAGCGACTCCGACTCGACTTCGATACCCTACGCTCCGCGGCAGTTCGGCACGGCATATGCGAATCCGACTGGATGCTCGGCTCCGACAGTCCAACGACCCCGAAGCCCAACACGATCTGCtctgctgattttttttattaatataaTTATGGTAACTTCTCACAATTGGATTTGCCTTAGCGTCTAAGGTTTTACTTGGCGGCCAAAATTGGCCGCCAAGAAATATAACGTTTCTTTGGCGGTGGAAGGAAACCGCTAAGAGAATGTAATTCCTTGGTTGTTATTATAAAACGGTAAGGAAAACGTGGGTTTTCTTGGCTGTTTATGGAAGCCGCCAAGCAAAGGATGAATTAACTTCTGTTTTGATGAACCGCCAAGAAAAAGATGGATTTTCTAGGCTGTTTTCACGAACCGCCAAGAAATGATGGATTCCGCACTCCCGCCCAATGGCCCCAGCACTCCCGCCCAACGGTGCCAAAAATTCAGTACCATGTGCGTATACCCGTCTGGATAAGGTGGAACCCTATCTCCCGCCACCCTCCCCATCCTTCGCAGactcccgccgccctccctcctgcagactcccgccaccgccccctcccagactcacgccgccgccccctaccgccggcgcctcctcgcctctctaccgccgccgccgccccctcgcctccctctcgccgccgccacccacagttccgctgccgccccctcccctccaacccgccgccgcccacagtCCTGcagccgcctcctcccccccctgccaccgccgccgccccctcgcctccctcccgctgccgcccccctcccctccctcccgctgCCGCCAACAGTTCTGTTGCcgtccccttccctccctcctggcgccgcccccttccctccctcccgccaTCGGCCACactcccgccgtcgccgccccatcCCTAACGCATCGGTGCTGTGGACGCGGCCGCCCCCCATCCCTAACGCATCAGTGCTgtggatgccgccgccgccccctccctcacACCTCCTATAGTAAGTCTTCCTCAATCCTTCTCATCCAGATGCTAGTTGCACTCCTATCAGTGTCACTCATCCGAACGTCCTGATGCCTCCTGCTTGGCGCAAGATTACTGCTAGGTGGTGGCATGGTGCCACAGCAGCTCCTGGTCGTTAGCAGACACTCAGTCCCGGATGCCCTTCGCTGCTGTTCCTTCTTTGTTAGGAACATCAAGTCGGATGAAGTGCAGTTTAAGTAAGTTCAGAGAAGCCTGTTTTCGGATTGTGAACAGAACTTAGTTGCCTTTTTTTATAACAACTTAGTTGACTTTTAAAGTAAAACTCTGTCCCTGTGCACTTTCTAAAGTTCCCTCACGGCTGAAGCCCTTTGAGTGTATCAAGAGAATAGTCTTTTCTCTAATAGACACACCAATAGttctctgataagcattgagcaAACTTGCTGAATGCTTCTATAGTTACCATCCGTGTCACTAAAAATTGGGTGTGTTTCCTTGAATTAGTTTGTTCATCTTGCTCCCTGCGATTTGAGAAAAAATGAATGGCAGATTATTTGTGATCATCTTGTTCATCTGTTGACTATTATTTGTTCGAGATAGATTCTTGATTGATTTTTGTTGATAGAGGCTGGATTAGTTTTCTCACAAGTGACACCACACTATACACTAGGGACCTTGCTGATCAGATTCGAGGACAATTGAAGAAGGCACTACTTCCCTCTCCGACGAACTGCAGACCTTTCCGATTGAATAGCAGTAAGTATCAGTTGACTAATGCATTTCGATTGAATAGCAGTAGTGTTTTAGACATTGGCTAGAATGCACCTATTTGTTAAGCTGCATACTCAATCCTTAATTTGGCAGAAAAGAATCTTACTTCTATTTCAAATTTTTTAGTTGGTATGTGACAAATTATTTCTATTTGCCTATTTGTTCTGTGACTATTAATTGTGTCAGATTGTTGTGACAttgaaacatatttttttttaaaacagaaCAAGAATAATGGAAGACCATGAATGGATGTATAGTGGTTGGTCTCGTGGGCAGCCTCCTTCTCATGAGTGGATTGAAAACACAAACAACTTTCTAGACCGCGCATTCTCTATGTTGAGTCTTGTTGAAAATGACACCATTAAGTGCCCATGTGCCTTGTGTGGAAACTATGCTAGGCATAAAAGGTTTGATATAGAGATGCACTTGTGTAAACATGGGTTTAGGGAGGACTACAAAATATAGACATCACATGGAGAGAGTCATGTTGAAGTTGGAAGTGATGAGAGTTTTGAGGAACTGATCGCATGGATGATATGTTAGTTGACCTAGGTGTTAACCATGAACCTACAATTTACAATGAGCTCACACCCTCAGCCCGGGCCTTTCATAGGATGGTTGCTAGTGCTGATCAACTGGTCCATGAGAACACAACACACTCATCTCTTTCTGCCGTGGCACGTTTGCTAGCTTTGAAATCACAGTACAATATGTCAATTGCCCactttgaagcaaacttagAGCTAATCAATGAACTGCTGCCTCCAGAATCTAAGGTTCCCAAGGACTTGTACCAGTCAAAGAAAATATTGGAGGGTCTAGGTATATCATATGTAAAAATTGATATCTGCTATAACAACTGCATGCTTCACTACAAGGACAATAAAAATAAAGACAAGTGTGATGTTTGTGGTACCTCACGCTATGAGGAAGGCCAAAGTAGAGTCCCACGTAAAGTTTTGCGGTACCTTCCTATCACAGATAGACTACAAAGATTGTATGCACATGAAAGGACAGCAAAGCTGATGCAGTCTCACAAGCAGTCCAGATCTGGTAAGATGTTGCACCCATGTGATGGGGAAGCATGGAAACAGTTTGACAAAGACTTCCTAGTTTGGTAGGGACCCTAGGAATGTGCGCCTTGCTGTGGCAACAGATGGTTTTACACCTATAAATGCAGCCCCCTATTCGTGCTGGCCAATTTTTGTTACTCCATTAAATCTTCCTCCTAGTACAATCATGAAATCAGAGTACATATTCCTTGCCCTTGTATAGCCAGGTCCTGAACATCCTGGAAAGAAACTAAGCATATTGATGCAACCTTTAGTCGATGAACTGTTGAGCTTTTGGGGTGGTGTTAAAACTCAGGATGCTGACTTCTTTTGGTCTATTTTGGTACAGCTAACATATGATGTGTGGCTGAGCTTTTGCAAAGTCTTTTGTGAATGTGTGGTGAATGTGTGGTGATGACATGTAGGCAAGATAACATACTGCCATCTAGATTATATGTAGGCGGGATGCATGTGGTCATGTTTGCCCTATGTAAAGTGGATAATACGTACTGGTGAGCAAGTGGATGTTGGACACATATGATTTGTATTGTTGTTGCTATCAGATTTGTGGCTACCAAAATATTGAGTGTGTTTGTATTACCTTGGCAAAGTAAGTTGCTAAGGAAATTAGAATTGTCTTGGCTGGTATTCTGTTTTCCTTGGCCGATGAAGGCTGCCAAGGAAATGTATTAACTTGGTTGTTTTGGACAGCCAAGCAAATAGCTTAAATTGGCGAATGCTGCTGCCAAGAAAAGGTATTTTCTTAGCTGTCCAAAGCCGCCAAGTAAAGAAATTTTGTTCCGGGTCGATAGCAGCCAAGCAAATAGTTTAAATTGGCGGATGAGCTGCCAAGGAAAGAAATTTACTTGGCTGTTGTAAGCTGCCAAGGAAAGGTATTTTCTTGGCTGTCCAAATCCGCCAAGTAAAGAAATTTCCTTGGCGGTAGATGGCAGCCAAGCAAATAAATTTCCTTGGCGGATGTACCCTTTCCTTGGCGCATGGTAAGTTTTACCAGCGTCCTATTTACCTTGGCAGCCAAACCGTCAAGGAAACAATTCTTGGCAGTCAACTGCCAAGGATATCGTTTTTCCTTAGCGCTCTAGGCTTGGCGGGCTTTGCTTGGCGGTCGGCCACCAAGAACAATTACCTTGGTGGTAAACCTATATTCCTTGGCGGTTTTAGGCCGCCAAGGTAATTCCGGATTCTGGTAGTGACTCCATAGTGCTTTGAAGTTTGTAATGCATCTGTTCTTCCCATGTCAAATATATGACATTACTGGCTGACAATGACCAGGTTGTAAATTAGCGGTATGAAATTATGAATGCTATGATGTGTCCTCTGAATTTTGCTGGGATAGAATCATATTAAGTCCATAATGGCACTTTCCTACTAAAAATTTATAAACCTTTTTGTTGCAGGGTTGTGCTTAGAATATGATATCTTAGATGACCTTTTGTTGCAATCATGACAATTCATGTTTCTCTGTTGGGGAATAGATGACACTAATATAGAAACATAAAAAATGAGGCAGGAAAAACTTTTTTAGGTAAATACAGTAGGGGAGACCCATTCTGTGGTAAATATATTAATATaggtaaagaaaaaaagaaaaattgtggagAGCTGAGCAAGAGGAAAGAAGCTCTTTTATCATTCTTGAAACACTTAGTAATGTGAGATCAGGATATGGTTATTAGTCAGCTTCTATCTTTATCGCCCCCGTCAAAGAAGGGCTTTTATATCTGTTATGAAAATAATTTCATCGGTGCACATTTCAATCTTAGATtaaattttttccctttttctgtgCATTAGAAGGGGCTGCACGGCAGGGCCCTGAAACCTGTTGTGGGGCTGAGCCTGCTAACGATGGCATGAGTGAAGTAGGCTCTACCCTCTTGTGCAAGTCATGGGAGTGACTCACATCTGTGATAGCTTTCCAAAGGTTCATATTTTAGTCCGACAAATCAGGTACGACCATCTCATTAGATGTTAGCTTTTTAGATTGGGATGTTTTGTCATACATACCGCATGCTTAATTCATGCACTGTACAGTAGGATGAAATCACAAAAGTTGTTCCTGTGTTGAAATTTTCAAGAAGAGTTTGTTGTTCATTGAACTCATTTAGCTACTTTTGCTCAGTGAaacaaattaattaattattatattCTCTAATCTGCAGGTCGCTGACCACGAATACTCAAAGAAATTGTTTACAGCAGCTGTGATGCTCCTGGGCTGCCTTTCAGCATGGCAGGTCTCAATAAAGcaagaaatttttttaaaaaaaagacagcGTGAAGGAAGGAACTATCATGGTTTGGCTGCTTTCTCGTCCAACAGGCGTTGCTCTTCGTCTGACGGCAGCGCGAATTGGCAGATGGGGCAGAGGCGGTTGATCTGTAGCCACTTGAAGATACAGCGCTGGTGGAAGGAGTGGCGGCacggcatcatcctcatcctgTCGCGTGGCTCCAGGTCCTCGAGGCAGATGGCGCAGCGGTGCTCCCCCCTGGTCAGGTCACACCACCTCGGCATGTAGAGGCGCACGATGGCCCACTTGGACGCCGGGACTCCGTAGGACGGGCGGTTCATGAATTCCTCGACCTCGCGCCAGTGCGCCTCGATGCGCTTCTCAACGACGAGCCAGGCTTCCCACCGCTGGCGCTTCCTTGCCCTCGcctcttgatcttcttcctcggTCGTCGGCCGTCGTCCTCGTTGAAAGGGCAGCCCCATCCGCGCGCGGCTAGCTGCGCTTCTCGGAGCTAGGAGGCagacgcgcgcgcggcggcggatcggAGAAGGCAGCAGGCGCGGACGCAGGagacgagcgacggcggcggagaaggcagCTGATGGAACGCGGGGTGACGACGATGAAGGAACAAGAAGCAGGATGCCATTTATATAGGCAGAGGCCGGCGGAGGGAAGCGCACGGGCCGGAAGCGACTCCGACTCGACTTCGATACCCTACGCTCCGCGGCAGTTCGGCACGGCATATGCGAATCCGACTGGATGCTCGGCTCCGACAGTCCAACGACCCCGAAGCCCAACACGATCTGCtctgctgattttttttattaatataaTTATGGTAACTTCTCACAATTGGATTTGCCTTAGCGTCTAAGGTTTTACTTGGCGGCCAAAATTGGCCGCCAAGAAATATAACGTTTCCTTGGCGGTGGAAGGAAACCGCTAAGAGAATGTAATTCCTTGGTTGTTATTATAAAACGGTAAGGAAAACGTGGGTTTTCTTGGCTGTTTATGGAAGCCGCCAAGCAAAGGATGAATTAACTTCTGTTTTGATGAACCGCCAAGAAAAAGATGGATTTTCTAGGCTGTTTTCACGAACCGCCAAGAAATGATGGATTCCGCACTCCCGCCCAATGGCCCCAGCACTCCCGCCCAACGGTGCCAAAAATTCAGTACCATGCGCGTATACCCGTCTGGATAAGGTGGAACCCTATCTCCCGCCACCCTCCCCATCCTTCGCAGactcccgccgccctccctcctgcagactcccgccaccgccccctcccagactcacgccgccgccccctaccgccggcgcctcctcgcctctctaccgccgccgccgccccctcgcctccctctcgccgccgccacccacagttccgctgccgccccctcccctccaacccgccgccgcccacagtCCTGcagccgcctcctcccccccctgccaccgccgccgcccccctcgcCTCCTGCCCTCCCTCCTGGCGCcgcccccttccctccctcccgccaTCGGCCACactcccgccgtcgccgccccatcCCTAACGCATCGGTGCTGTGGACGCGGCCGCCCCCCATCCCTAACGCATCAGTGCTgtggatgccgccgccgccccctccctcacACCTCCTATAGTAAGTCTTCCTCAATCCTTCTCATCCAGATGCTAGTTGCACTCCTATCAGTGTCACTCATCCGAACGTCCTGATGCCTCCTGCTTGGCGCAAGATTACTGCTAGGTGGTGGCATGGTGCCACAGCAGCTCCTGGTCGTTAGCAGACACTCAGTCCCGGATGCCCTTCGCTGCTGTTCCTTCTTTGTTAGGAACATCAAGTCGGATGAAGTGCAGTTTAAGTAAGTTCAGAGAAGCCTGTTTTCGGATTGTGAACAGAACTTAGTTGCCTTTTTTTATAACAACTTAGTTGACTTTTAAAGTAAAACTCTGTCCCTGTGCACTTTCTAAAGTTCCCTCACGGCTGAAGCCCTTTGAGTGTATCAAGAGAATAGTCTTTTCTCTAATAGACACACCAATAGttctctgataagcattgagcaAACTTGCTGAATGCTTCTATAGTTACCATCCGTGTCACTAAAAATTGGGTGTGTTTCCTTGAATTAGTTTGTTCATCTTGCTCCCTGCGATTTGAGAAAAAATGAATGGCAGATTATTTGTGATCATCTTGTTCATTTGTTGACTATTATTTGTTCGAGATAGATTCTTGATTGATTTTTGTTGATAGAGGCTGGATTAGTTTTCTCACAAGTGACACCACACTATACACTAGGGACCTTGCTGATCAGATTCGAGGACAATTGAAGAAGGCACTACTTCCCTCTCCGACGAAC
This portion of the Setaria viridis chromosome 7, Setaria_viridis_v4.0, whole genome shotgun sequence genome encodes:
- the LOC117865895 gene encoding E3 ubiquitin-protein ligase RDUF1; translation: MGLPFQRGRRPTTEEEDQEARARKRQRWEAWLVVEKRIEAHWREVEEFMNRPSYGVPASKWAIVRLYMPRWCDLTRGEHRCAICLEDLEPRDRMRMMPCRHSFHQRCIFKWLQINRLCPICQFALPSDEEQRLLDEKAAKP